A window of Candidatus Sulfotelmatobacter sp. genomic DNA:
CGTCCCACGTCCTCGCGCAGCGCCTCGGGCTCGAGCCCCGGCTCAGCGCACCATGCCGCCGCGTGCAGGCCGCCGGTCGCGGCGAACGTCCGCTGCACCGAGGCGAGCCGCGCCGGCAGCTCGACCAGCCGCGCCGCGCTCACCCGCGTTTCGACGGCGAGCGGCGCGAGCCCGGCGCGCAGCGATTCGAGATGCGCGCGGCCGCACAGTCCGCACGCCGCGGTCGCCGCGAAGTGGCGCTCGAGCTTCGACCAGTCGAGGCTCACGCCGGGCGCGAGCCGCACCTCGATCCGGTCGGCTTCGTCGGCACACGACGCCGGCTCGGCGGCGAGCCCCGCCACGTCGGCCTCGCCACGGATCACGCCCTCGCCGGCGAGGAAACCGAGCGCCAGCTCCTCGTCGTCACCCGGCGTGCGCAGCGTCACCGCGAGCGGGCGGCCGTCCACGCGAATCTCGAGCGCGCGCTCGACCGCGATGGCGTCGTCGAGCGTCTCGCGCCCGGCCGCGCTCCAGCGCGTGACCGGATGAGTCGTCACGCGGGGGTCGTTCATGTGCGGGAAGACCTCGGTGCGAAAACGCCGCGAGTCAAACCTTCGGGTGCGGCGTTCGCACCGCCCGCGTGCCGTCGGGCATCGTCTCGACGGTGTAGTCGGCGAACATCGACGGCGCTTCGCTCTGCATCAGGCGCAGCATCTCGAGA
This region includes:
- the fdhD gene encoding formate dehydrogenase accessory sulfurtransferase FdhD, coding for MNDPRVTTHPVTRWSAAGRETLDDAIAVERALEIRVDGRPLAVTLRTPGDDEELALGFLAGEGVIRGEADVAGLAAEPASCADEADRIEVRLAPGVSLDWSKLERHFAATAACGLCGRAHLESLRAGLAPLAVETRVSAARLVELPARLASVQRTFAATGGLHAAAWCAEPGLEPEALREDVGRHNAVDKIAGWLIRARRYPASAGVLWVSGRAGAEIVLKAARARIPVLAAVGAPSSLALELAQAAGLTLIGFLREGRMNVYCGEARITA